From the Nodularia sp. NIES-3585 genome, one window contains:
- a CDS encoding transposase encodes MTEQYTDYDSPWKEVIELYFPRFLEFFFPLADAAIDWTRPYEFLDTELQQLEPDAEIGRRWVDKVAKVWLLDGQEAWVLVHVEVQGQYDSKFPERMYTYNYRLFDRHKKPVISLAVLADEQANWRPSSYSYQLGGCRVSLEFPIAKLLDYEQMWEVLEQTTNPFGIIVMAHLKTKATQRNPESRLQWKLSLVRQLFQRGYSREDVLELFRFIDWVMLLPEELALSFQTELRSYEEVSRMRYVTSIERLAKQEGIEQGVIQMGRDNVIDILETRFGQVPDSILSVVNGIEDASVLKMLLKRAIAIPSTAEFQQVLDDLTPRE; translated from the coding sequence ATGACAGAACAATATACTGATTACGATAGTCCCTGGAAAGAAGTTATTGAACTATACTTTCCCCGATTTCTAGAATTCTTTTTTCCTCTAGCTGATGCTGCTATCGATTGGACACGCCCCTATGAATTTTTGGATACGGAATTACAACAACTAGAACCTGATGCCGAAATTGGTCGGCGTTGGGTCGATAAAGTAGCCAAAGTGTGGCTACTTGACGGTCAAGAAGCTTGGGTATTGGTTCATGTAGAAGTTCAAGGTCAATATGACAGCAAATTTCCTGAACGGATGTATACATATAATTACCGCTTGTTTGACCGTCATAAAAAGCCAGTGATTAGCTTGGCTGTTTTAGCCGATGAACAGGCAAATTGGCGACCATCCAGCTACAGCTATCAATTAGGGGGATGTCGGGTAAGTTTAGAGTTTCCCATCGCCAAACTTTTGGACTATGAACAAATGTGGGAAGTTTTAGAACAAACTACCAACCCTTTTGGGATAATAGTAATGGCGCATCTCAAGACCAAAGCGACGCAACGAAATCCAGAAAGTCGGTTACAGTGGAAATTAAGCCTAGTCAGACAGCTATTTCAACGGGGTTACAGTCGAGAAGACGTTCTGGAATTATTTCGCTTTATTGACTGGGTGATGTTATTACCAGAAGAATTAGCACTGAGTTTTCAAACAGAATTGAGAAGTTACGAAGAGGTTAGTAGAATGCGGTACGTAACAAGTATTGAACGATTAGCAAAACAAGAAGGAATTGAACAAGGAGTTATCCAAATGGGTCGAGATAATGTGATTGACATTCTCGAAACTCGTTTTGGACAAGTACCAGATTCTATTTTGTCTGTTGTCAATGGGATAGAAGATGCATCTGTAT
- the ureC gene encoding urease subunit alpha produces MPYKISRRAYAETYGLTVGDRIRLADTELFIEVEKDFTTYGDEVKFGGGKVIRDGMGQSPISNADGAVDLVITNALILDWWGVVKADIGIKDGKIFKIGKAGNPYIQDNIDIIIGPGTEALAGEGMILTAGGIDSHIHFICPQQIEVAIASGITTMLGGGTGPATGTNATTCTPGPWNMHRMLQAADAFPVNLGFMGKGNTSQPQGIVEQVLAGAMGLKLHEDWGTTPATIDTCLSVADEYDVQVAIHTDTLNEAGFVEDTIAAFKHRAIHTYHTEGAGGGHAPDIIKVCGQANVLPSSTNPTRPYTVNTLEEHLDMLMVCHHLDSSIPEDVAFAESRIRRETIAAEDILHDLGAFSMIASDSQAMGRVGEVIIRTWQTSHKMKVQRGSLAGDGLADNNRAKRYVAKYTINPAITHGIAEYVGSVEAGKLADLCLWRPAFFGVKPEIVIKGGMIAWSQMGDANASIPTPQPVHSRPMFGSFAGARHATSLTFVSQAALEREIPRQLGLQKTAVAVSGTRQISKRDMKLNDALPHIEVNPETYQVRADGELLICEPATVLPMAQRYFLF; encoded by the coding sequence ATGCCTTACAAAATCTCTCGCCGCGCCTATGCAGAAACCTACGGTCTCACAGTAGGCGATCGCATCCGATTAGCAGACACAGAATTATTTATCGAAGTAGAAAAAGACTTCACCACTTACGGCGACGAAGTGAAATTTGGTGGCGGAAAAGTCATCAGGGACGGAATGGGACAATCCCCCATATCTAACGCCGATGGCGCAGTAGATTTAGTCATTACTAACGCCTTAATTCTCGATTGGTGGGGTGTTGTCAAAGCCGATATTGGTATTAAAGACGGCAAAATTTTCAAAATAGGTAAAGCCGGTAATCCTTATATTCAAGACAATATAGATATTATTATTGGCCCTGGAACTGAAGCTTTAGCCGGGGAAGGAATGATTCTTACTGCTGGGGGTATTGATAGCCATATTCATTTTATTTGTCCCCAGCAAATTGAAGTGGCGATCGCCTCTGGAATTACTACCATGCTGGGCGGTGGTACTGGCCCCGCTACAGGAACAAATGCTACAACCTGCACTCCCGGCCCCTGGAATATGCACCGGATGTTACAAGCTGCGGATGCTTTCCCCGTTAACTTAGGATTTATGGGTAAAGGTAACACCAGTCAACCCCAAGGAATTGTCGAACAAGTGCTAGCAGGTGCAATGGGGTTAAAGCTACATGAAGACTGGGGAACTACCCCGGCTACTATTGATACTTGTCTGAGTGTTGCTGATGAGTATGATGTGCAAGTGGCAATTCATACCGACACCTTGAATGAAGCCGGATTTGTGGAAGATACCATAGCAGCATTCAAACATCGGGCTATTCATACTTACCACACCGAAGGCGCAGGCGGCGGACACGCACCAGATATTATTAAAGTTTGCGGACAAGCCAACGTTTTACCATCTTCTACTAATCCCACACGCCCTTACACCGTCAACACTTTAGAAGAACACCTAGATATGTTGATGGTATGTCATCACCTCGATTCCAGCATTCCTGAAGATGTGGCTTTTGCAGAGTCTCGCATTCGTCGAGAAACCATCGCTGCGGAAGACATTTTGCACGATTTAGGCGCATTTAGTATGATTGCTTCTGATTCTCAGGCAATGGGAAGAGTGGGTGAAGTGATAATTCGCACTTGGCAGACATCTCACAAAATGAAGGTACAACGCGGAAGCCTTGCAGGAGATGGACTTGCAGATAATAATCGAGCCAAACGATATGTTGCTAAATACACAATTAACCCAGCCATTACTCACGGAATTGCTGAGTATGTCGGTTCAGTGGAAGCGGGTAAACTTGCAGATTTATGTTTATGGCGACCAGCGTTTTTTGGTGTCAAACCAGAGATTGTCATTAAAGGAGGAATGATTGCTTGGTCACAGATGGGCGATGCAAATGCTAGTATTCCCACACCTCAACCTGTGCATAGCCGACCGATGTTTGGTAGTTTTGCCGGGGCGCGTCACGCCACATCTTTAACCTTTGTTTCTCAAGCAGCTTTAGAAAGAGAAATTCCCCGCCAGTTAGGTTTACAAAAAACAGCCGTTGCTGTTTCCGGGACACGTCAAATCAGTAAACGAGATATGAAGCTAAATGATGCTTTACCACACATTGAAGTTAATCCAGAAACCTATCAAGTCAGGGCTGATGGTGAATTGCTGATTTGTGAACCCGCAACCGTTTTACCAATGGCGCAAAGATACTTTTTGTTTTAG
- a CDS encoding GxxExxY protein: MDENDLSGAIIGCGMRVHTALGPGLLESAYEQCLYYELSKRFNVRKQVPLPLVYEQVELDCVYRLDLIVENKVIIEVKSVESLQPIHSVQLLTYLKLTKCKLGLLLNFNVLQLKEGIKRVANNL; this comes from the coding sequence ATGGATGAGAATGATTTGAGTGGGGCTATAATTGGTTGTGGAATGCGGGTGCATACGGCGTTGGGTCCGGGTTTATTGGAGTCAGCTTATGAGCAATGTTTGTATTATGAGTTGAGTAAGAGGTTTAATGTCAGGAAGCAAGTTCCATTACCCCTTGTGTATGAACAGGTAGAATTGGATTGTGTTTATCGATTGGATTTAATAGTAGAAAATAAAGTAATCATCGAAGTCAAATCTGTAGAATCTCTCCAACCAATTCACTCAGTCCAACTCTTAACCTACCTCAAACTCACCAAATGTAAACTCGGTCTCCTCCTCAACTTTAACGTCCTCCAACTCAAAGAAGGAATCAAACGCGTAGCCAACAACCTCTAA
- a CDS encoding urease subunit beta, with translation MIPGEMITLDGEIELNAGRSIIKLLVGNTGDRPIQVGSHFHFYEVNAALSFDREQGRGMRLDIPAGTAVRFEPGDEKEVSLVGLVGSREVYGFNGKVNGKI, from the coding sequence ATGATTCCAGGGGAAATGATTACGCTAGATGGTGAAATAGAGTTAAATGCTGGTCGTTCTATTATTAAGTTACTGGTGGGAAATACAGGCGATCGCCCGATTCAAGTGGGTTCCCATTTTCATTTTTATGAAGTGAATGCAGCTTTGAGTTTTGATCGGGAACAAGGGCGGGGAATGCGTCTTGATATTCCGGCGGGTACAGCCGTGAGGTTTGAACCGGGGGATGAGAAGGAGGTGAGTTTAGTGGGTTTGGTGGGGAGTCGTGAAGTTTATGGTTTTAATGGGAAGGTTAATGGGAAGATTTAA
- the ureA gene encoding urease subunit gamma produces the protein MQLTPQEKDKLLIFTAALLAERRKNRGLKLNYPEAIAYISAAILEGARDGQTVAELMSYGTTLLSRDDVMEGIPEMVHEVQVEATFPDGTKLVTVHDPIR, from the coding sequence ATGCAACTGACACCGCAGGAAAAAGATAAATTATTGATTTTTACAGCCGCTTTGTTGGCTGAAAGGCGTAAAAATCGGGGTTTAAAGTTGAATTATCCAGAGGCGATCGCCTATATTTCGGCGGCGATTTTGGAAGGTGCGAGAGATGGACAAACTGTAGCAGAATTGATGAGTTATGGGACTACTTTGTTATCACGGGATGATGTGATGGAGGGTATCCCGGAAATGGTGCATGAGGTGCAGGTGGAAGCAACTTTTCCTGATGGAACTAAGTTGGTAACTGTGCATGATCCGATTAGATAA
- a CDS encoding urease accessory protein UreD, with translation MIVNSPIDKTWHGKLNLVYADRLNSTQLIYSHNQAPLKVQRPFYPEGAKICHSVMLHTAGGVVGGDRLSSNIHLQANAQALITTATASKIYGTNGLQARQNIDIQVDAGACLEWLPQETIVFNGAIYRQDLRVELAPGGCWLGWEITRFGRTARGEKFLQGEWRSHTEIWQQGVPLWIDRQYLPGCEAVFHSPHGLAGQPIAGSLVWVGSDISAELLAKARSLWHGSGEVGMTRLQNGFLCRYRGASTSEVRNWFTVVWELLRGDFLHRSGCVPRVWQV, from the coding sequence ATGATTGTTAACAGTCCAATAGATAAAACATGGCATGGTAAACTAAATTTAGTATATGCCGATCGCCTAAATAGTACCCAGTTAATTTACAGTCACAATCAAGCCCCCCTGAAAGTACAACGGCCTTTTTATCCAGAGGGTGCAAAGATTTGTCATAGTGTCATGTTACACACGGCTGGGGGTGTGGTGGGAGGCGATCGCCTATCCTCTAATATCCACCTCCAAGCCAATGCACAAGCTTTAATTACTACAGCCACAGCTAGTAAAATATACGGTACTAACGGACTGCAAGCTAGGCAAAACATTGATATCCAAGTTGATGCAGGTGCTTGTTTAGAATGGCTACCCCAAGAAACAATTGTCTTTAACGGGGCAATTTATCGCCAAGATTTACGGGTAGAATTAGCACCGGGAGGCTGTTGGTTAGGCTGGGAAATTACTCGATTTGGTCGGACTGCGAGAGGCGAAAAATTTTTACAGGGAGAATGGCGATCGCATACGGAAATTTGGCAGCAAGGCGTACCCTTATGGATTGATCGCCAATACTTACCGGGTTGTGAAGCCGTTTTTCACAGTCCTCACGGCTTGGCGGGACAACCAATTGCAGGTAGTCTGGTTTGGGTGGGAAGTGATATTTCTGCCGAATTATTGGCAAAAGCACGGAGTTTATGGCATGGTTCTGGGGAAGTGGGTATGACTCGATTACAAAATGGATTTTTGTGTCGATATCGTGGTGCTTCTACCTCTGAGGTGAGAAACTGGTTTACGGTTGTTTGGGAGTTGCTGCGAGGGGATTTTTTACATCGTAGTGGCTGTGTACCCAGAGTATGGCAGGTTTAG
- a CDS encoding photosystem II assembly protein — protein sequence MSNPIANWWRSQQFNSALKRGDTKKAVQLLQAIQKSGASFSWVEKLFRDKLQLDRYSQDYKREIENLTKQITSAPNHTLDPDEKFIKFIYETFNLVHHDEYKVQVTGIDQEIFDGFEASLVEYLQEEFSKFSEQQLAIKLEDAFEDIYNLKIGQDPNYSFSLTPHVYFMKYFLEGVYCIYLAWFLIYEDGLLPTQVKILDIAAGPGTVAYGLALFLKSGLNFFNIPPIHISYYSLEQQDAFQFRGLQFWRRYIESQISPINAYFRLVTADIFTWNYQAANLPHDFFDFIIISHCFFAEKNQRIQVNRIYQEIITKSLNSQGYVLLVIQDKKLFHLYNSQQSENVEQEKNIVIQFVSDLGLKLVWYRYLTSTDSRPPISTNKFAKFAQENLPKQLYMSPMMQKYLAQKYESCYTLDDYVILAQK from the coding sequence ATGAGTAATCCGATTGCTAATTGGTGGCGTAGTCAGCAATTTAACTCGGCTTTGAAACGTGGTGATACGAAAAAAGCAGTGCAGTTATTGCAAGCTATTCAAAAATCTGGTGCAAGTTTTTCCTGGGTAGAAAAATTATTTAGGGATAAGTTACAACTTGATCGTTATTCCCAAGATTATAAACGGGAGATAGAAAATTTAACTAAACAAATAACATCTGCGCCTAATCACACATTAGATCCAGATGAAAAGTTTATTAAATTTATCTATGAAACTTTTAATTTAGTCCATCATGATGAATATAAAGTACAGGTTACGGGAATTGATCAAGAAATATTTGATGGCTTTGAAGCTAGTCTGGTTGAATACTTACAAGAAGAGTTTAGTAAATTTTCTGAACAACAGTTAGCCATTAAACTAGAAGATGCTTTTGAAGATATTTATAACTTAAAAATTGGACAAGACCCAAACTACAGTTTTAGTTTGACTCCTCATGTCTATTTTATGAAGTATTTTTTAGAAGGTGTATATTGTATATATTTAGCTTGGTTTCTGATTTATGAGGATGGATTATTACCGACGCAGGTAAAAATTCTTGATATTGCAGCAGGACCAGGAACAGTTGCTTATGGGTTAGCTTTATTTCTTAAAAGTGGTCTTAACTTTTTTAATATTCCCCCAATCCATATATCTTATTATTCGTTAGAACAACAAGATGCTTTCCAATTTAGAGGACTTCAGTTTTGGCGAAGATATATTGAGTCGCAGATAAGCCCCATCAATGCTTACTTTCGCTTGGTTACTGCTGACATCTTTACTTGGAATTATCAAGCTGCTAATTTACCTCATGATTTTTTTGACTTCATTATCATTTCTCACTGCTTCTTTGCAGAAAAGAATCAAAGAATACAAGTTAATCGTATTTATCAAGAAATCATTACTAAAAGTTTAAATTCTCAAGGTTATGTTCTGCTAGTCATACAGGACAAAAAGTTATTTCACCTTTATAACTCTCAACAAAGTGAAAATGTAGAACAGGAAAAAAATATCGTTATTCAGTTTGTTTCTGATTTAGGTTTAAAGCTAGTCTGGTATAGATATTTAACATCTACAGATTCTCGTCCACCTATTTCTACTAATAAATTTGCTAAATTTGCTCAGGAAAATTTGCCGAAGCAACTGTATATGAGTCCGATGATGCAAAAATATTTAGCTCAGAAATATGAGTCTTGCTATACATTAGATGATTATGTAATTTTGGCACAAAAATAG
- a CDS encoding radical SAM protein, whose protein sequence is MAKAKYEGYCDVQPTKLVREKFGDTKVYGQNAKSVLTKASGFIGDYDFTLNPYRGCQYGCSYCYAAAFSPNTQMRDDWGKWVIVKDNAAEVLTKELQKWYKQHPQTPPRIYMSSVTDPYQPLESRHQLTRRLLEVMLDVRNDGYPTPTLVIQTRSPIITRDIDYLQRFQRLRINMSIPTGSESVRRDFEPRSPSVKARLNAIIKLKQSIDSFKGFVPKISITITPLLPTLPTDEAAFISKLAVADRVVIQDFHPNHRRSLIASTRQEAEEIKQKYDWWYIAENFSYIKFKEKLFNQLPGVEIKEGKEGFGYE, encoded by the coding sequence ATGGCGAAAGCAAAATATGAAGGTTATTGTGACGTACAGCCGACTAAACTAGTTAGAGAAAAATTTGGAGACACTAAAGTTTATGGACAAAATGCTAAGTCGGTACTAACAAAAGCTAGCGGTTTTATTGGTGATTATGATTTTACTCTGAATCCTTACCGGGGTTGTCAATATGGTTGTAGTTATTGTTATGCGGCTGCATTTAGTCCAAATACTCAGATGCGCGACGATTGGGGTAAATGGGTAATTGTTAAAGATAATGCTGCGGAAGTTTTAACTAAAGAATTACAAAAATGGTATAAGCAACATCCTCAAACTCCTCCCAGAATTTACATGAGTAGTGTTACAGATCCTTATCAACCTCTGGAATCTCGACATCAATTGACTCGGAGATTGTTAGAGGTAATGCTAGATGTGAGGAATGATGGTTATCCTACACCAACGCTAGTAATTCAAACTCGCAGTCCCATTATTACTAGAGATATTGATTATTTACAACGTTTTCAGCGCTTGCGAATTAATATGAGTATTCCCACTGGGAGTGAATCAGTGCGGCGGGATTTTGAACCGCGATCGCCTAGCGTTAAAGCCAGATTAAATGCCATCATTAAACTGAAGCAAAGTATTGACTCTTTTAAAGGCTTTGTCCCCAAAATCTCTATCACGATTACTCCCTTACTTCCTACTCTCCCTACTGATGAAGCTGCTTTTATTAGTAAATTAGCTGTTGCTGATAGAGTGGTGATTCAAGATTTTCATCCTAATCATCGTCGTTCCCTCATCGCCTCAACCCGCCAAGAAGCTGAGGAAATTAAGCAAAAATATGATTGGTGGTATATTGCGGAAAATTTTAGTTACATAAAATTTAAAGAAAAATTATTTAATCAACTTCCAGGTGTAGAAATCAAAGAGGGTAAGGAGGGATTTGGGTATGAGTAA
- a CDS encoding DUF4351 domain-containing protein → MAEEYPADFVRWLLGVEAPQIEVLKTELTLEPIRADSVTFLQTANQILHIEFQTLPKSKTPLNFRMLDYSVRLKRQYKCPVTQVLIFLQETDNAVVFTEEYRDDTTIHKFEVVRLWEQDSKIFLDNPALLPLATLTRTDSPQSLLSQVAQKIATIPDREQQQNIAGCVEVIAGLRFEKDLVHQFLREDIMKESVIYQDIVQKEAFKMISRLLKRRFGDVNDSLMTKVRNLSADDLEDLGEALFDFSEVADLVAWLEQQH, encoded by the coding sequence TTGGCTGAAGAGTATCCTGCTGATTTTGTGCGTTGGTTGCTGGGGGTAGAAGCGCCACAAATTGAAGTATTGAAAACAGAATTAACCCTGGAACCTATTCGTGCTGATTCTGTAACCTTTCTGCAAACAGCAAACCAAATTCTGCATATTGAATTTCAGACTTTACCTAAATCTAAAACGCCTCTTAATTTCCGAATGCTTGATTATTCTGTCAGGTTAAAACGTCAGTATAAATGTCCTGTGACTCAGGTGTTAATATTTTTGCAGGAAACTGATAACGCAGTTGTTTTTACTGAAGAATATCGAGATGATACCACTATTCACAAATTTGAGGTTGTCCGTCTTTGGGAACAAGATTCAAAGATATTTTTAGATAATCCCGCATTATTACCTTTAGCAACTTTAACCCGAACTGATTCACCTCAAAGTTTATTATCCCAAGTAGCTCAAAAAATCGCTACAATTCCAGATAGGGAACAGCAACAAAATATTGCAGGTTGTGTAGAAGTTATTGCAGGTTTGCGGTTTGAAAAGGATTTGGTTCATCAATTTTTACGGGAAGATATTATGAAAGAGTCTGTAATTTATCAAGATATCGTTCAAAAAGAAGCATTCAAAATGATTAGTCGTCTTCTGAAACGTCGTTTTGGTGATGTTAATGATTCATTAATGACAAAGGTGAGAAATTTATCTGCTGATGATTTAGAAGATTTAGGCGAAGCATTATTTGATTTTTCCGAAGTTGCTGATTTGGTAGCTTGGTTAGAACAGCAGCATTAG
- a CDS encoding type II toxin-antitoxin system HicA family toxin — MGRLSGFSYREIIKIIKKFGFVFYRQAAGSHEIWFNPETNLYTTIPNHSGDMPEGTLR, encoded by the coding sequence ATGGGTAGGTTATCTGGGTTTAGTTATCGGGAAATTATTAAAATTATCAAAAAATTTGGTTTTGTTTTTTATCGTCAAGCCGCAGGAAGTCACGAAATCTGGTTTAACCCGGAAACTAATCTTTATACTACCATTCCTAATCATTCTGGTGATATGCCAGAAGGCACATTACGCTAA
- a CDS encoding ParA family protein → MQENWQVLLKKQIENQYIQNWQEWADVTFSTSGLLNLTIISDLFINLSIPQRKEQIYNLLKSQVPHLSPGFLSLYTLQEAESLNLSRPQDFDAASIHTWQDLAIQAANPQNQSPVPQRELSLPRTVTFYSFKGGVGRTTALTHVAWILAMRGRKVVAVDLDLEAPGLSTAFNLQPQPKYGIVDYFYERSYLPEGIKASISITEIFGEVRIPNAKGRLFVVPAGCLSLDYIAKVDDLHANTVIDGNQNLWSVFKREIYDQLEPDVILIDSRTGINQWGALSLIQAADEAIIFLFPNEQNKQGIKLLLRSLNTLKNLSINFVFSPVPDVSKLDKVNEIYKSFVDEIKIVTDEESEIDDNDQLEIPEPLVIPYLQPIALADNYPVRALLDYYNKIVNLIDEETDEIERTNILTNSETRWKIIKSLQFPEVNAADTDKKQDFTLLFQRTNDFEKFLDHATCLIRGRKGTGKTALYWLFLKYKSDAQKLARGRLDNTVFLSAHGRYQESRPTRGQFQFIHENLQQQGGTWEAFWRAYLLLRCHQENLCNFPKNRKGEKEKFSELKNIINNLPKGKWQSEYNQVLLELSTNSILSEIVNDAINIIIHEDTKNKSQKIWFLYDDLDEDFPEAGEVRQSALSGLFQLVQSCDANRLTEIRFKIFLREDIWNRLIFDNKSHFTGRDIILQWTRVDFLRLALRQSIQSPDFKDLVNRFSPIAEDAIDQTPEDAIDKALELLWGSRRRTGNKAKYVSRWVYERLTDSSGTTFPRSLSILLTGAKEQELSYQVKSSIQTPIDRLLRSKSLEIGLKKASEKRCDEIKNEYSHLIKFFDSLKQKSALLPKEELHSIWQKSAQDIADFEEFTSFLSEIGIIQFRDKDQRYKFADIYVYGFEMIRQGAV, encoded by the coding sequence ATGCAGGAAAATTGGCAGGTCTTGCTAAAAAAGCAGATTGAAAACCAGTATATACAGAATTGGCAAGAGTGGGCTGATGTAACTTTTTCTACATCAGGCTTATTAAATTTGACAATTATAAGCGATCTTTTTATTAATTTATCTATTCCTCAACGCAAAGAACAAATTTATAATTTACTTAAATCACAAGTTCCTCATTTATCTCCTGGTTTCCTCTCTCTATATACACTTCAAGAAGCTGAATCACTGAATCTTTCCCGTCCACAGGATTTTGATGCAGCGTCAATACATACTTGGCAAGATTTAGCTATTCAAGCAGCAAACCCGCAAAATCAATCACCTGTACCCCAGCGCGAACTTAGTTTACCCAGGACAGTGACATTCTATTCCTTTAAAGGAGGAGTAGGACGCACTACAGCATTGACTCATGTTGCTTGGATTTTAGCAATGCGAGGACGTAAAGTTGTAGCTGTAGATTTAGATTTAGAAGCACCTGGTTTAAGTACAGCATTTAACCTGCAACCACAACCAAAATATGGAATTGTTGATTATTTTTATGAACGTTCCTATTTACCAGAAGGAATAAAAGCGAGTATTTCCATTACTGAAATATTTGGTGAAGTGAGAATACCAAACGCTAAAGGAAGATTATTTGTTGTTCCTGCTGGTTGTCTTAGTCTTGATTATATTGCTAAGGTTGATGATCTTCATGCTAATACTGTTATTGATGGGAATCAAAATCTTTGGTCCGTTTTCAAGCGGGAAATTTACGACCAATTAGAACCTGATGTTATTTTAATTGATTCGAGAACGGGAATTAATCAATGGGGAGCTTTATCATTAATTCAAGCTGCTGATGAAGCAATTATTTTTCTTTTTCCTAATGAACAAAATAAACAAGGAATAAAATTATTATTGCGCTCACTAAATACCCTAAAAAATCTATCAATTAATTTTGTTTTTTCTCCTGTTCCTGATGTTAGCAAACTTGATAAGGTAAACGAAATTTATAAATCTTTTGTAGATGAAATAAAAATAGTCACAGATGAAGAATCTGAAATAGATGATAATGATCAATTAGAAATACCAGAACCTTTAGTAATTCCCTATCTTCAACCTATTGCGTTAGCTGATAATTACCCTGTAAGAGCTTTACTAGATTACTATAATAAAATTGTCAATTTAATTGATGAAGAAACTGACGAAATTGAAAGAACAAATATTTTAACTAATTCAGAAACACGCTGGAAAATTATCAAAAGCTTGCAATTTCCTGAAGTAAATGCTGCGGATACAGATAAAAAACAAGATTTCACCCTCCTATTCCAGCGTACCAATGATTTTGAGAAATTTTTAGATCATGCAACTTGTTTAATTAGAGGTAGAAAAGGAACAGGTAAAACTGCTCTATATTGGCTTTTTCTCAAATATAAAAGTGATGCTCAAAAACTAGCTCGTGGTAGATTAGATAATACTGTATTTTTGTCTGCACATGGTAGATATCAGGAAAGTCGTCCGACTCGTGGACAATTCCAATTTATTCATGAAAATTTACAGCAACAGGGTGGCACATGGGAGGCTTTCTGGAGAGCTTATTTACTCCTTAGATGTCATCAGGAAAATTTATGTAATTTTCCTAAAAATAGGAAAGGTGAAAAAGAAAAATTTAGTGAACTGAAAAATATTATCAATAATTTACCTAAAGGAAAATGGCAATCTGAGTACAATCAAGTTTTGTTAGAATTATCTACTAATTCTATACTAAGTGAAATAGTTAATGATGCCATTAACATTATTATTCATGAAGACACCAAAAATAAATCTCAGAAAATCTGGTTTCTTTATGATGATTTAGATGAAGATTTTCCTGAAGCAGGAGAAGTAAGACAATCAGCATTATCTGGATTATTTCAATTAGTTCAATCTTGTGATGCAAATAGATTAACAGAAATTAGATTTAAGATTTTCTTGAGAGAAGATATATGGAATCGTTTAATTTTTGACAATAAAAGTCATTTTACTGGACGCGATATTATTTTACAATGGACTAGGGTTGACTTTTTAAGATTAGCTTTGCGTCAATCAATACAATCCCCAGATTTTAAGGATTTGGTAAATAGATTTTCTCCCATTGCTGAAGATGCGATTGATCAAACTCCTGAAGATGCAATTGATAAAGCTTTAGAATTACTTTGGGGAAGTCGTCGCAGAACAGGGAACAAAGCTAAATATGTATCCAGATGGGTTTATGAAAGATTAACTGATTCTAGTGGTACTACTTTTCCTCGTAGTTTAAGTATCTTATTAACAGGTGCAAAAGAACAAGAATTAAGCTATCAAGTAAAATCATCAATTCAAACACCAATAGATCGTTTATTACGCAGTAAATCCTTAGAAATTGGATTGAAAAAAGCATCTGAGAAAAGATGTGATGAAATCAAAAATGAATATAGTCATTTAATTAAATTTTTTGACTCTCTCAAGCAGAAATCAGCCCTTTTGCCTAAAGAAGAATTACATAGTATATGGCAAAAATCAGCACAAGATATAGCAGACTTTGAAGAGTTTACTTCTTTTTTAAGTGAAATCGGTATTATTCAATTCCGCGACAAAGATCAACGCTATAAATTTGCGGATATTTATGTATATGGATTTGAAATGATTCGTCAAGGTGCAGTATAA